The Lolium rigidum isolate FL_2022 chromosome 2, APGP_CSIRO_Lrig_0.1, whole genome shotgun sequence genomic interval CGAGAGCAGGAAGAAGACTTCTTCAAGGCCTCCAGGAAGAAGGCAACACCACTTGAACCTTGAGCTTGTAGCCGAGCTCAACCCGCttcctccctcgccaccacggctagCCGAGAGAAATGGGGAACTCGAAGACGACTGTCTGGCACCGTGCCAGAGCACCAGAGTAGCAAAGCTCGACTAAGGCTTATTAGCGGAGATGACTGGCTCCAACTCCTCCACCTGCTCCACCTCCTGCCACTAGATATTGGAGGCGGAGAAAAGTTGTACCATGTACAACCAGATTTGGCCCTCTACTCTAAGACTCCACAACgggaagaaaaactaaactacaaCCTATTCTACAGAGATCGACGCCTCCCCTCCACCATCTTCGGCCGGCAAAGCCGACGGGAACAACTTCAGTTCAGCCTGGAGCGCACGAGGCAACTCTCAAAACACCGTAGCTATCAGAGAGCGGAGGATGTCGGGTCTCTTCTGGCTCATCTGTGATTTGCCATTTTTATTGATCAATGATATGTTTCGAAAGAGTTCTTACAAACCAAGCTTGACAGAAACGTTAAGGCCGAAATACAAGGCTACTCTCGGGGTATAATGTTACTAAACGCCATAGCCGATGATGAACTCCACAACTCGCCTCTTCTTCGATCTTGTTGATTATCATGGCCGCCCGTACTGGAGTAGCTTCTAAAGGCCCTTCTATTTCTTTCCTTCCAAACTTTCCATGACACAAGCATTGCAATGGAAGATAGGGCCTTCCTTGATTAACTCCTCTTGTGGATAGCCCCTCGCCACCAAACGTGGTTCCTTGATTCTCTCAAGCTATCGGCCATCCAAACGCGGTTTTGTATGACGAAGAATTGCAatgggggtggggtggggggtctcccaaggttttcaaatcatAGAAGGCATCGTGGGTGATGTTTGGCCCAGCATCTGCATCTTATATATCGACGAAGCGAGGTAGCACCCTTCCTTACCAAACTTCCAAGCAATAGAATATGAGGCGTCGTGGTTGAATTAAATAGTGGAAAGCATTTCCCACAACTTGGTGGATTGAATTATGTGCTCAACCGCATGGCTTTGTTgcgtgttgttttgtatgacccAAAAATCATTCTCCATTGCCATCTTCATCGAGCATTTCCTTTTCTTTGAAATATCAAGGTTAGAGGAATATCCTTTGACCTCATGCCATTGAGCCAAGCTGACTCCCAAGATAAAGATTTCTCTCCATTGACCAAGGAAACCTTTGTGGCTGCCGCAGAGAGATCTTCATCATTTGGCCGCAAGGGATGCTAAGTGACATCAAAGGTTTGGGAGCATCTATCCTATCATTCCAAATCCATCGCAACCGCAAAGCCATGGCAACCTTTTTTGGTTGAGATTACAAGGCCAACATATTCTTTCAACTCGCAAACTTTCTCCCAATTTCCTTTGCAGTTTCCACCCGAGAGCTTCTCATATGCCACCCAATAGAAGTCCCTTCAAATGCTATCGATCTTCATTAGAACCTCTATAGGAACATCAAGTACTATGACGAAGTAGATGCGAATACTTGTGGGCGTCGCTTTAACAAGCACCATTCGGCTGGCCATAGTGGCATATGCCTTCCTATCCAAGGGATGAGCTTGCCGGCCACCCTATCTTCCAAATCTTGAAAGTGAAATTTTCGGAGCCGTGTCGCGAGCAAAGTCAGACCCAAAGAATTCATTGGGAAGGAGGCATGTTGAGCCAGGAAAGCTTGAAGGATGTAGTCGAGGTCAATATTCTCGTAGGAGCCACATGACTTTTTGCACAACTGGTAACAAGCCCGTTGACTTGGCCAAAGCTTGTCAAAGTAGTTGCCAAGAAGTTGATATCATCATTGTTGGGAGCCACAAATATGGTGGCGTCAATCGGTATATATAGAGAGGTGTGGATTGTTGGAGCTCTCCCACTTATTAGTCTATGGAGATGCCTTTGCTTGGTGACCTTGCAAAGGATATATGATGAAGAGGAACCACTACTAACTTTTGGCAGTGTTGTTCCTGAATAGGTAACGCTAACACCCAACCACAAGAAAGTTGATAGAAAATCGGATGAACTCATCTCAAATCTGTCCATGCAATTTTCAAGCAAAGTGGACGACAAATTTCTGTGAGCATATCTGTTATCTTCTCTGAACATTACAATATATACTGCTAGCATCGTGGCCCCTGCTTTAGGAAGAATATAAGTAGTACTACTAATAAACACATGTTTTTTCCTGATAAAGGGCGCTGTACTACCCATAAACACATGGAATTAAGTTGATCAGACGATCACTCATGGGCGCTCAAACTTCCAAAGCCTATATCAGACCACATTTACATGTACTTTCCAGTTTCCAGTAGAACCAGACTATCAAGCGACGCGGTTTGCCTGACGACCAGTCGTCTTCCGGTACAGCGGTTTATGCAGAAGAAGCTGCGCTACCGAGCGATCCATAGGGCTGCCCTGAGTCTGGGTCCATACGCTCGAAGTCTTGATCCTGGCCAGGGGTACCAGAAGCGTCAGTCAGCATTTGGATGTGACCAACCCGAGAGCCATGTTTTGAATAACAACAGATGGTATGAAATCAGAGATAAGTTTCAGAAGTTGACAGATACACTTGCCTGCTCGCAGCACCTGATGAACCCACATTCTGGTCGACACAATGCCTCTGTTCGACATTGTTGGCCAGTCGATACAGGGCATCTCTTATGCACGTCTTGGTTCCCACATCCAACTGCAGTAGCACATTACATGTATATGACGTTAAGTAGCATAAGCACTGAATATCATTCACGTATCACATGAAAAAAATGTATGAAAGATGGTATGCAAGTAAGTGTGAGTCTCAGTGACCCTGACCTGGTTCATGCCTTCCTGAAGCTTCTGGAACCGAAGATTCTTCACCGGTGCAGCTTTAGCAATCGACGACGGGAGAGGGCTCTCAATTAGTCCTCCCGAACATCCTCTCCCCTTCGAACCCAACTCCAATCCTGAGCTGTTCAGACCAGCCCCATCGCCTGCAAAGCACACTTCAGGAAGAAGCTGATGGTGCATCTGAGGCTGCTTCACCtgagggaagtacatctccagtgGGTTTTCGGACATCTCATCGAGGAACATGTCCGGGGTCGTCGCgtgcggcttcttcttcttcttcgtggaACTCTGTGGAGCGTAAGCCGAGGCGACGTCGTCTGGCCAGGAGCGAGCGGTGGCGGAAGACGGTATCATCTCGTCGTTGCGGTACATGGTGCTGGATGATGTTGAGACGAGCATGTCGTCGAAGGGGCAGAGGAGGTCGGCGTCTGAAACCCGTGGGAAATGCTGGATCTCCTCGGAGGAAGAGCGGTTCAGTGGCGACTCCTTTTCTTTATTCTTGGATGGCTGCTGCGTGTTCATGGGAGTTGCCATGTTGATCTGCAGAAGGTGAACAGAGAAGTTAGCATCCAAGATTCTTGTGAGAAATTATGAACCAAGATTCCCATATGGAAGAACGCAAAGATCTCTGACTCTCGAGTCGACGAGAAGATATATACCGTCAGCTGTAAATCCTTTGCATCATCAAGGAACCTTCAAAATTTGAGGAAAAGTAATCAGGGGCATAAGAGCTGAAAGTACCTGATCAGTAGTGTCAGGAACTGTCAAATCTATCAGTATGGGATAAGCCGCGCTCTTGCTTGCAACAGTGGACGGATTCAGGTCATTATCAAAGCGGATGCTCGGTACGAGCTGAGCATCAGGCGAGCAGATCGAAGGCCACATCGGGTCATCGAAATAATTGTTGCCCCCTAGCTCAAACGGCGAACCGAGTTTTCTTCAGAAGACGAGAGGTAAAGAAAAAAGGTTTCAGATAAAAAGAGAGGCGGCATTGGATTGTAAAAGGCTGCACGCTCAAGGTCAGGACTCAGGAAGTTACCTCAGCTCCGTCTCGACACCCTCCAAGGGGGCCAGCTCAGGCCAGTCGAAGAGGAACAGGTCGCTCGCTTTGTTCCTGTGTTCATCCTGTGATCGCACCGTATCCCCTTGCGGCGGTGAACAGATAATGTCTGAAACGTCGCCGATTCCAGCAGGGAACAATCCCGCTTCCGCACCTGCACGCATTCGATGAGCACAACTTCACCTAGACGTACAGTGAGTAAAACACCGGCATGTTATCGGGGCAAGATCGATGGCGTACGTACTCATCGTGACAGCAACGTCCTTGTTCTGAATCTGCGCGCAGAAGTTGGCTTTTCCATGGGGCACGACGTCGGCGGATGTACCGTCGCCGTAGACAGTAGCGCTGTTTCTGGCGGCGCCACCTCCCTGCGGTAGGGGTCCTGGATTCGCCGGGTACATCTTGGATTTGTCACGGCCTTGAAGCAGCGGCATGGCGTGATCGTTGCTTAGAGCAAAGTCGCCGATGGCAAAGTGAGAGACCTGAATGAAAAGGAGAGAAAGAAAACCGATCAGCCCTCACACAAGAGTTTGAACGTTGGATCGACACAGGAACCTGCAAACGGACGAGAACGATCAGTCTCAGAGAGAGCAAGCCCGTACCTCGTCGCGGGGCTGGAAGAAGCCCCCTCTCCTCCCGACCACCGGCATATGCATCGATCGGAAACCGAGCGAACAGCAGAGGGTCAGAGACGGGACGGGTGGATGGTTGCGGCAACAGGAAGGCGAAGCGAGCAGCCCGGATGGACGAAGGTAGCAGGAAGCAATGGAAAGCAGGCGAGTGGAAGTTGACGGCTCCTAGGCAGGCGGGCGGGAACGGTGGCGCGGCCGTAGCTTATAACATGCCGCTCGTAACTTGCCGCGCCGAACACCCTGTCGAGCTCTAGCCTTATCCCTGCACTAATTGGCCGGGTTTTTGCCAGGAGGTAGGCGATGCGATAAGCTAGCCGTACTTGCGTCTTCCGATGCTTCACCGTCCCGTGCAAGGAGTTAGGCGTCCGTGGCGTCAGAGAACCATTCTCCGGTGAGGCGCTGGATCGTGGGAACGTGTCCTAAAGCGACAGAACGAACGAAGGCCTGTCTGGCTCCGGGTGGAGAGAGGACGACTCTTCTGTCTTCTCCCATTGACAGAGCTAGCTGATCGATCGGCCTAACTCCATTTGCCGGAAACGGAAGGGGGCAGCGCCTCTTTTCCGGCGTGGCAAAGGCGACAgcgacgcgcgcgcgcgcgcgctccGGCTGGTGATTGCTGAACGTGCTCCGGCGACGGATCGATGCTTCCTCGCCAGCTGCCTCGCTAAGCGGTAAGCATCCATCGATGGATCGAGGCCTCGCGCGCGGCaaggtggccggccggccggcttctttcacgagaacggcaaccggccggcggccggcgcgcgcggTGATCGTGCTAGCTAGCTGCTCGATCGATCGGCTTCACACGATGCGTCAGCTCCTCGCAAACGTGTCGACGGCCGGCTGGACGGACGCGCGAGCTAGCTAGCTCTTGCCTCCGGGAGGTTAAGTTCGGCAGCGCCTTTTGGTGCTCCGGTCGATCGATGACGTTTCGTTCGCGGCTGGGAGCCTGGAAGGACGGACGGCTCGGGTGAGCGAGTGATCGATCGAGAGCTCGACGTCGAGTCGTCGACGTTTCATGTGCAGTGTAGTCTGCATGTGTGTGTAATCTGACAGTAGCGTGGGGGTGACATGTCACGTGTGAGAACGACCTTGTCTACCGTGTCTCGTCAAAACGACTAGACCGACGCGCGCCTTGTGTAAGTTTACTGATTTTTTATACTCCCTCGGTCTATAAATAGATGTTTGAGTTTGtctaaatctagatgtatctaaACAATAATTTTTTCGACAaaaagcatatattaatatcggagATACcacccaacctctgcaacaacgtattgCTCTATCGgacttacggatgcacacagccaaaaaagaaagaagaattacaaaaaaaagaaaagtcccgctatttTGTGGTAGTTTAATCCTTGAAACTGCAACACtatcaccaccaagacaacacaatAAGTCCAACTTCTTCAGAAGCGGCACCTTCAAGAAgagaacagtgcacaagcgctgTCGTCAGCCGATCAAACATCTGGATTTTCACTCTGAAGAAGATCCTCactttcaaaacaatgccttcaacaaggccattgtcaggcacaaccaattaaggccagacattggattttcaccctgaaaggtaagactttggTCTTCTCTTGTGCAGTCGCCTCCACTTGCATGCCGCTGCTCCAAATCACGAAACACCAAGCCAACTCCTCCTCGCCCCAAAGAatggaacctccattgctagttctCAGATCTCGGCCTTCATGACATTCTTTGTAAGCACCATGGAACGAGAACAtgccccatgatattaacagccaacagagcttcgaagcgctccctctgaaaccaaacggccagagtaaaacgcgggtgcgcacgaccgagtcCCACCCGATCCAGCAGTCTCCAGGCGTGCATAGCCCATGGAAGATCGCCGGCGGCGCCTCCCGGAACCCGTCACTCTAGCCAGATCAAAGGGGACATAGCTCTAGCAGATCATCATCTTGACGCAAATTGGAAtcctaggaccgccacctttattcaggtcgcgCCCCCACGcggcgaccatcccaggccgGCCAAGCCtaccgccggagacaccaagcgcaGATCGCGTGGTCCGGAGACACCGCATACGCCTGGCCCCCGCCACAGCCGAAATCCAGacctccaccgccggccgccgagaGGCCAGGAGAagaggacctagggtttcccatgCAGCCCGCCCCCACCCATCACTCCGCCGTCGGCAGGGCACACCACCCAGATCAGCCCACCACCCACGGCCGCGCAGCACCTCGGGAGCCCGGCGCACCGGCCACTGTCGAAGCGCGCCAAAGAGCAAGGGAGGAGAGCCGCCACCACCAGGCAGCCGTCCAGGCCGAAGCCACCAGACCGCCGGAGCAGCACGGCCTTGGCCTGGGCTTCTCCGCACCGCGCAGCCAAGGGAGTCCTGAGCCTCACCCGCCACCACCGACCGGAGCCGCCACCCCGGGATCCAGACTCGTCTAGATACATTTAGATTTAGACAAATTGCAGACGTCTATTTATAAATAGACAGAGGAACGCTACGTATTATCTAGAATGGGCCTCTCTCTATTTCAAAAGAATTACATATGAATTACCGGAGAATTATATTCCTCGAATTCCTTTTCCCCATTCTGGATTTCCAATGGTTATTTTACATGCAAATACTGCACATGAGAAGAAAAAAAACTTATGGGATATTCTCCCTCTTTCAATGACAATTATTTCATTTACctatttacctattccttctaacaAGTTCCTATGTTTCTCTCGAGGTGCAACCTTGCTATAGATATACGTGTCTTCTATTCCTATAAGATAGGATTCAACATGCATTAACCCAAAGTTTTCCCTATTTTTGTGTTCTCCAAGTAGGCCCTAAAATACCAAACCCGCGTAGATTCAAAGCACTACGGAAGGGAACAACATCCCATATAAATAACCATTTTGCTTAAATGAGAGACTCGACCTCCTAACCAATGGCGGGTATATATATGTGGTAACTGACTATGTGTGTCCTACGTGGCACCCCGCATCCGACGTACAACAAGATCCGACTCAAAAGTGCAAGTTGGCAATCGGCCATGTAAGAATTCTCCACGGTTTTACACGTCCGCGTCTACATATGACATGTGGATGGAATCGACCAGTGAGAAATTCTCAAATTGCCTGAAATGTGATACAATGTGTTAGGAGGGTCAAATGTGGGAGACTATGGCTATATGTCAACTAAATATACAAACCACATTAGTTCTAAAAAGGATATCATATATACAAACTGGagaacactggtggaaaaaggggctttggtcgcggttggcaactgccattagtcgcggtggcccaaccgcgaccaaagtagcgcgactaaaggccccccctttagtcgcggttcctcacgaaccgcgactaaaggcccatccacgtgggcctcaggcgagcgccagggcggaggacctttagtcgcggttcttctggccaaccgcgactaaaggcctccgcagggtttagggtttagccccccccctccccctaaatctggtttctttttaatttgtattattttatttcttttgggttttaattttgaaggagtttcacatattctacggtaccgtatacatacatgcatatgaatgtacaatttcaaacaaatttgaaattagaaccaaaaagaattcaagagtaatatacaatatatattcaatatcggatgaccatatacaattttgaacaagttagttactaattccggtgcctataaagatctacgtcatcgtaatagtgttctcctctaggatcgatgacttccctcgccaaccatccagcctagttcctcttgaagtggtcggaagcgagcttccggactaagggtcttccggaggttattcctcgagatgttgttctcacacgtccggtcccgctcattgcagtatctccggatcctctcacaaacatagtatccacatagattggtccccggtggctgagtatccccaatatgtcggcactcgccattttaaaatgtagctcttttttgaattcaccgaccttggtatctacgaaccgtctccaaaccctacgaggcaaagaaaattaaataaacaagagagttattaattagttacttgatattaggaaatgatgaacgaaataggccgatcgatatagagcgcaaatgaatgaaaataattacttttgcatcatttttctcatgtcgccccaaagcgccggatccatattcggagagtcgtggacgagaaccgaggaggtccgaactttaattaccataagaatccaaagtggaacctgcggacacgatacatgcacagtcatgcataactcatcgattagccacataccatgcatggagtaaacaaaagagaatgtgctcaagacagaaacactcacccaaaatggtaaggaaatagaatatcacttttccgttgctgttttctaataaaccgccacaggtcttcctccacgtcggcggggtggtgttctaacacatatgaattaacgatgtgtgggtcaatgaacccaacatcatggatgttccttattcgcatttcccgcttcttcattctgcataatatatagcgtacacaacaagatagttaggacaatatatatatatacatatatatatatagtgcaggcaatgaacgagatggggtagaaattaataaatcacttacagaacgtagcaactgatgatagatttgtcgaggtcgcgcagattgaacagctggaacaattcactcagaggaatttgtacccagtaacgtttgaagtgatgctcatatttaacttccgcatagatatagtctttggcgttttcatgttttatgtaagccttgtaccaatttagcagacctagcatttgtcgaggtagatcctcttctcgcgtgtgctcgatgagagggccattcttcacatatgtaaatactacgtccttcattggcgcctcatcaaggcctaacaccgcacgaagagtgatacctaagtcggccgcttgttttctggcactttctacagtcaatccatgtgctgccgcagctgctatgatatcgggggcatccggaccggcggcttgcactatgagcggggcgatcgattgtttactttgtttcccgagctgggcaacttctttccccctttgcttctccgccaactctttcctcgttcttgaacgcgagtgcttgcctacgaagttcacgtaaatagtcgtcgagcggattcttcgcggcttgggacggtgtgttcaaaaatgacttagcccatcgcttttccttgtcgaatataccggcttgggctcgccctctattttcttctcggacgcttgccttccatttctctaaatcagcagccgcgcccgcctcgacttcctcggcactactttcccaagacctcccggggagaggcttcgatgatacctccggtacctttgttttcttaggtacgtaagggtccgggttaataaccaaggactgcttcgcttcttcgccggaggtggattgggggcggtaccggtgtccgatcacccgccggacgaggatcgggggcggcgtcggccgacgtgaatgaggtgtattaggtgaagcaccaccgccaccgtcaccgccaccgccaccgtcaccgccaccgccaccgccaccgtcaccgccaccgccaccaccaccaccgtacgggggtggacttgttggcgcctcgcccggaaacttgataaatttcttctcgccatagaatgaaccggcgcttgacatctccaagtcttttcaccccttcaggtgtagcaatgtcaatgtacgtgtcctcaaacccttggactatctcctccaccgtgacacgagcatagccatcttgaatggggttgttgtggtggagtgctccggtggtaaagcactgccgatggctaccttcatggacatgttcccgataggataatacagatgacatgctttcatctcctttatatcgtccacggggtagcgaggaggctccgtgcaagtaacttcgaccaccagccgaggctccggtgcagtaatttcgatcgtcggtgcaccagccggtgaggcctccgtggaagccacgccgcttcttctccgccgccggcttccgagatccattggatgatcttcatgctgcgcccgagctgcatctctttcggcgactagtacactcacggttttcttcatcacatccatttccgttaccaacttcgccacaacatccgcatcccgatccatctttctcttacggcttccgtaaccgtacgggtcatctttccggggaaccctagtttccacgaaatgtccccgggcatgcctcgtacacgtcctccgtgttcaggattcccgagggcttttgtcgtggcgtcgttctctccgttgaacccgatcctccctcttgagcatccctcattgcctcaataaggttttgggtgggtgtaattattttgccctggtaaacacactcccctgtctccgggttcggcgatcccccatgcccgtaccaccagcttttggcccttgggtcccatccctccgtacctggacggattcctcgcgccctcagcctcgttctccatcttctcccacttaggctgccaaaagcgataccctcccggccccattttatgattgtactccttcttggccgcattttccttattttttttcgatagttcaaggaactgctccgatttcttttgcttcacaaattctggccaatcatgttgcagctttctcatattgtcctttgaaatccggagtcttgccctggttgacaaagtcatgggctagattttgcttgtatttccgaatgcgttggccatcctagaaagagcgaactcgtttgactagcttgcgcctcttcttgttttccgcaatcttgttaccctcctcatcgtatttgcggtattccggaggtagaacgaaatgttccataagctttttgaagcaatctttttttctctctcgttcgacaaaagtgaaaccaacacgtgccttctttggctcattccactctcggcgggtgatcgagacgttgtctctaacaacggctccgcattggccgacaaacttggtggcgttcttgctcggGCTCCAGCCTGCTCgccggtttcttcgtcgacaacatcgatggtgcatgtttctcccggtttcatcgtcttggttgcgccacgctttgacgacgacgtactcgattttttcgacgatccggccgagggctaaaataagaaagagagtcgcgcgcgttagtacacacacatttattcaaatcagttagttgtatcaccagacgctcaatatgtatatatatatatacctcggcgccggaggtggttgctacttccaattgaagatcgtcgtttatcgacgtttcttcggcatcatctcgcttgccgacggcgcccttcatcttcacactcaaagttcggataagaagcgatatcatcttcttcttctccggtcggcacaaaaggaatatcgccttttatgatgccgaacatatggtcttcgccgtccggatcatagttgtccagtaatcgggtcacctctatcgtccgccatatgtcggtcctgaaaacatgtagtcaaaacaaattaattaagtgaagaagggggcggtggcggtggcgaaagggcggtgccaaaaggaggggcgaggaaagggtgggagagggtgtcgcggtatatgcggggtcgcggtggcgaaagggggcggcggaaggtaggcgcgcggtggcggt includes:
- the LOC124688356 gene encoding protein LNK2-like, giving the protein MWPSICSPDAQLVPSIRFDNDLNPSTVASKSAAYPILIDLTVPDTTDQINMATPMNTQQPSKNKEKESPLNRSSSEEIQHFPRVSDADLLCPFDDMLVSTSSSTMYRNDEMIPSSATARSWPDDVASAYAPQSSTKKKKKPHATTPDMFLDEMSENPLEMYFPQVKQPQMHHQLLPEVCFAGDGAGLNSSGLELGSKGRGCSGGLIESPLPSSIAKAAPVKNLRFQKLQEGMNQLDVGTKTCIRDALYRLANNVEQRHCVDQNVGSSGAASRQVIKTSSVWTQTQGSPMDRSVAQLLLHKPLYRKTTGRQANRVA